The sequence below is a genomic window from Takifugu flavidus isolate HTHZ2018 chromosome 11, ASM371156v2, whole genome shotgun sequence.
TGTGGGAAAACAATGTGCTGCTTTAACAAAGCCTCATTGAGGCATCTCAACAGCCACAATCCAGCAATATTTTTATACTTCCAGTTGTATTTTTCTCCTGAACACAATATTAATTCCTTTTTCACATGTCTCATGAACTACCCAATCTCCTCTTCCATTCTTTCCTCTATTCTATTTTTTTACACTTCAAACATTTGTCACGGTTCTGCTTTAATTCTTCCTTCCTCTTAAATATTAATTACCAACATTAATCCATTTGACTCGCGTCCTCTCGGTCCTGCTTTTGTCATGTCAgttcttgtctcctctcctggttttagataaccccaaccctctgcATCCCTCAGCTCCCCCAGATCTGACGGCCACAGCGGGGACGTTCCGAGGGCCACTCTTCTCCCTGCAGCAGGGGGCCAACGACAGCCCTCACAAGATCCCCATGACCACCTCTCCCCTGCTGGACCCGCTGCCCAGTCTCAAAATCAAGGTGTACAACTCCTCCACGCTCTCCTCCCTGGAGCTGCCTGCAGATGTGCGCTCGGATGGCGAGATCCTGAGTCTGAATTCAGTGGGAACGGTGGGTCGAGAACGGGACTATTACAGCCACACCCTGTCCAGGGAGCCTGGGCTGAGCACCAGTGCCACGCTGGGCAACCTGGGAGGCCGCCTGACCATCCCTAATACGGGTAACATGcgcgtcctgcagcagcttgatTCTCCCGGAAATGAAACCATGTTAACATGGACTTTGTGACAATCTCTCCTCAACAGGTGTCAGCCTGCTGGTCCCACCTGGCACGATCCCCCAGGGAAAGTTCTATGAGATGTACCTCATTATCAACAAATGGGACAAAATGACGTGAGTTCCCTTCATCTCTCTCATTCACCTCTTTTGTGCAGAGCAGGAACGACACGTGcgcttccacctcctcctccgaaATTTAAGGAAATCAGAAAATAAACCCGATTCGGGAACGTTTaaactgtctgtgtgtttgcacgtgACATTTTCAGGCTCCCATCAGAGGGCAGTCAGACTGTCCTGAGTCCTGTGGTGAGCTGTGGCCCGTCAGGCATGCTGCTGAACCGTCCCGTGGTTCTCACTTTACCCCACTGTGCCCAGCTCGACACCCCTACCCCCGACTGGACCCTCACCCTCAAGACGCAAACGCACCAGGGGGCCTGGGAGGTGAGCCGGCTCCGGCCGAAATCTTTCCATGCACAAAAGAAAATGTGGCTCAGCTATTTTTTCAAATCTATTTTTAGGAGGTGCTGACAGTAGGAGAGGAGACCTTGTCCTCCCCGTGctacctgcagctggaggaagagtgcTGTCATGTTCTCATGGAGCAGCTGGGAACATACGGCCTGGTGGGCCAGTCCTGCCCCCCACAGCCGGCGTGTAAACGCCTGCAGCTGGCGCTGTTCGCCCCGCGCGCGCCATGTCTGTCCCTCGACTACAGCCTCCGCATCTACTGCATCCACGACACCCCACATGCACtcaaggttctggttctgttcgtAATTGGACACCGTTTTTAACGCTATTTTTTCTCCGTCTTCTCTCTTCACGCATGATTTGGTCATATTCAGTCAGCTGTAGGTTTTCTTACAAACCGTTTATAACACACATACACGAGTCTTCAGCAGGCGGAACAACATCAGAAGATGATgaattataaaaataaaccatATGTGATTATGTAAGAAAAACCCTGTAAGCCTGCATCAGATAGATATCAAAAGTACATACAGCACCTTTAGAGCAACAGGCCACCAGTTTAGAACATTTGGAGCACAGGCGGTCATACTTCCTGTGTTGGGGCTGTGCACATCGAGGAGTTTCTGAGATACACACTAACGGCCAAGTTGTAGTTGAGtttcaggaaaaactgacagGTTCCCAAGAGGTGCTGAGCCTAATGTTCCCAGCTGTAAACAGGGTTGTTTCTTCTGTATTCACCCACAGCAAATTCTGCTTTTACACACTCTCACAGCACCGTATGAGCCTCCAACCAGgtactccatccatccagacaCAATTTGACCCATTACGGTTCAatatttttcccctctctggTTTTTAGGCTCTCGGACAGGTCGAGTTAGCGAACACAGGCTGTGGGAAATATTACTGCTGCCACTATATTTGATTTCTGACTGCTGGAGTTGACAGAACAGCTTTCAGACTGTTCGCTCTCGCACGTTTCCATGGGAAACCAACTGGATGCACAGCACATTTGAACTACATGTTTTGCAGTGGTGGACCCTCATTAGCATTGGTCATATGAACGAGGCTTCTCGTCTTGTCGCTGCAGGACGTGCTGGATCTGGAGAGGAGCTTAGGCGGAGTGCTGCTGGAGGATCCTAAACCGCTGCTTTTCAAAGACAGCTACCACAATCTACGACTGTCCATCCACGACATTCCTCACACTCACTGGAGAAGCAAACTGCTCGCAAAGTATCAGGTGAGGCCTCGTATTTAGCAGATGAGGCAGCAAATGACCGCATGTTTAAATATGCAAAGGTTCTCCCTGAATAATCCTTCCCAATGCTCACCGGAACCTctattttccttccttcttaACATTTTCTAACAGGAGATCCCATTTTATCACATCTGGAGTGGCAGCCAGAGACCCTTACACTgcaccttcagcctggagagaAGCAGCCTGGCAGTGTCACAGCTCACCTGTAAGATCTGTGTCAGACAGGTGGAAGGGGAAGGACAGATATTCCAGCTGCACACAGATATTCAGGAGGTAGTGAAAAGACGCCGATGCCATAAAATCCTCTCGTCTGCATTTGAAAAAAATGACGCGCTCCGCTCGTTCCAGACTCTGCCGCCACACTCGCCCCTGCCGTCAGGAGGAAGCTGCCCACCTTCCTCTCAAGTGGGACCCTACGCCTTCCGTTTGCCCGACTCGATCCGCCAGAAGATCTGCGCCAGTCTGGACGTCCCCAGCGCTCGAGGGTGTGACTGGCGGCTGTTAGCGCGCAGCCTCGGTTTTGACAGGTCAGATCATGCTCACCTTGGTTCTGCGTGAACGCTTCCAGTGGGCGTTAGAATTTAATAGATAATTAACGGGATTTAATTTTCACAGTGCTCATTTTCATATTGTAAATCGTGTGTTAAATGGTGCGTTTAATAAGACATTAGATGCAACAGGGCTTCTTCTAGTGGCAACCGTTAAATTCCATAGTGCAGAACATCTTTTGGCCTGGCAGATTTTACAGTGAGAGGAGTCAAATCCTGGAATTAGCTGCCCCGACTATCAATAA
It includes:
- the unc5b gene encoding netrin receptor UNC5B isoform X3; protein product: MLSVGMQSRQGVAPLILLLLVVCCAESSDYSDAEVLPDSFPSAPAEPLPEFLLEPEDAFIVKNRPVQLRCRASPATQIYFKCNGEWVNQNDHITRESLDQITGLVVREVEISVSRTQVEELFGLEDYWCQCVAWSSAGTTKSNRAYVRIAYLRKNFEQEPLGREVRLEQEVLLQCRPPEGMPAAEVDWLKNEDAIDPSQDSNFLITIDHDLIIKQARLSDTANYTCVARNVVAKRRSSTATLIVYVSGGWSSWTEWSECNAQCGRGWQRRTRSCTNPAPLNGGAFCEGPPFQRVTCTTLCPVDGGWTEWAKWSACGTECTHWRSRECQAPPPRNGGKHCSGSMMESKNCTEGLCARSLAPDTGVAVYAGLVGALLLCVILVLCVGVLAYRRRCRHLHGDITDSSSALTAAFHPGNYKPSRQDNPNPLHPSAPPDLTATAGTFRGPLFSLQQGANDSPHKIPMTTSPLLDPLPSLKIKVYNSSTLSSLELPADVRSDGEILSLNSVGTVGRERDYYSHTLSREPGLSTSATLGNLGGRLTIPNTGVSLLVPPGTIPQGKFYEMYLIINKWDKMTLPSEGSQTVLSPVVSCGPSGMLLNRPVVLTLPHCAQLDTPTPDWTLTLKTQTHQGAWEEVLTVGEETLSSPCYLQLEEECCHVLMEQLGTYGLVGQSCPPQPACKRLQLALFAPRAPCLSLDYSLRIYCIHDTPHALKDVLDLERSLGGVLLEDPKPLLFKDSYHNLRLSIHDIPHTHWRSKLLAKYQEIPFYHIWSGSQRPLHCTFSLERSSLAVSQLTCKICVRQVEGEGQIFQLHTDIQEVVKRRRCHKILSSAFEKNDALRSFQTLPPHSPLPSGGSCPPSSQVGPYAFRLPDSIRQKICASLDVPSARGCDWRLLARSLGFDRYLNYFATKPSPTGVLLDLWEACHQADADLVSLATALEDMGKSEVLVVMTTDGDC